The genomic region ACTGCCGTGCCGTCTCCCATAACGCTCGCATATTCCGAACTGTATTTACACGGAACTTCGCCTCCTGAAACAAGCGCGACATCTGTTTCAAGTTCGATAAAAACGCGCGGATTTTTTTTGATAACGTCGAGTTTCCGCCCTTCCTTTGCGCTGTGCAGGTATAAGGTCAGCTGTCCGCCGGTAAACACAAAACCGTATTGCATCGGCACCACATACGGCCGGCCGTCGTCGATCATCCCGAGATGTACAACCTTTGACTTCTCTATAATCGATTGTATTTGCCTGTTATCCGTTACAGCTCTGTCGATCCTTCTCATAAATAAAACTCCTTATCGCGCAAATTTTATCCGTCCCTGACGTGGAAGATAACAAAGGTTCGTAAAAAAACGACATGCGAGGAAATTTCAATTTCCGAGAATGCCGTTTTTGTGCGCGGGAGCGCACAGTTACAATCCCTTCCGCCGTTCATAAAAACAACAGCGTTCCCGCCGTTATGAGAACGCCGCCCAACATCGTCTTTAGTGTCAGCCGCTCGTGTAAAATCAGTGCCGAAAGAATGAGCGTAAACACGATACTCAGCTTATCGATCGGAGCGACTTTTGAAACTTCGCTCATCTGTATCGCTTTAAAATAACAAAGCCACGACGCTCCCGTCGCAAGCCCCGAAAGGATAAGAAACAGCCAATTCATCCTCGTTAAATCTTTTATGGCCCTTATATTGCCGTTGATAAAAACGATGCTCCATGCCAGCAGCAGCACGATAACCGTCCGCACCGCCGTTGCAAGCGTTGAATTGATATCCTTCATACCGTATTTTGCAAAAATCGAAGTTAAGGCAGCGCATATCGCTGAAAGAAATGCAAAAAGTTTCCACATACTCTACTAATTCCCATTCTTAAATTCAAACAGGATTATTTTCAAAAACTTGCAAATTCCGTTTGCAGGTTGCCGTTCGATCAATGTTTTCCTTTTGGGTTTTTCGGAAACCAACCGCGCTCGACGCGTTTTTCCTGCTCTTTCAATTCGACTATGCTCCACAGGCACGCCGTGCCGATAAGCGCAAGAACATATGCGGCGATACCGTCCAAAAACAGCGCCGCCGCCAAAAACGCAATGCCTGCAACAAGAAAAACCGGCCACACTTTAGCAGAAAAATAATATTCGCACTTTACAACGACGGGATGAAAAAGTCCGATAATTGCAAGAGACGCAACGCCGATAATGATCGCTTCAATATTCATCCGGTTCCCCATAGAGAGCTGCAAAAAAACGCATCCGCCGCGGGAGCGCAAGTTCAAGCCGTATTCAGCGTAACCTCTTGATTTGATTATTTCAAGTGCGTATGCAAAAAAGCTCTGACCTTTTCCATGTTTTTTTCTTCTTCAAATACGGG from Treponema parvum harbors:
- a CDS encoding pyridoxamine 5'-phosphate oxidase family protein yields the protein MRRIDRAVTDNRQIQSIIEKSKVVHLGMIDDGRPYVVPMQYGFVFTGGQLTLYLHSAKEGRKLDVIKKNPRVFIELETDVALVSGGEVPCKYSSEYASVMGDGTAVLVDDVKEKIFGLKLMMKTQTGRDFEISEQMTKSVAVLRIDVPCVTAKSRAKG
- a CDS encoding EamA family transporter codes for the protein MWKLFAFLSAICAALTSIFAKYGMKDINSTLATAVRTVIVLLLAWSIVFINGNIRAIKDLTRMNWLFLILSGLATGASWLCYFKAIQMSEVSKVAPIDKLSIVFTLILSALILHERLTLKTMLGGVLITAGTLLFL
- a CDS encoding DUF4491 family protein: MNIEAIIIGVASLAIIGLFHPVVVKCEYYFSAKVWPVFLVAGIAFLAAALFLDGIAAYVLALIGTACLWSIVELKEQEKRVERGWFPKNPKGKH